The proteins below are encoded in one region of Triticum aestivum cultivar Chinese Spring chromosome 1B, IWGSC CS RefSeq v2.1, whole genome shotgun sequence:
- the LOC123130024 gene encoding cysteine-tryptophan domain-containing zinc finger protein 5 isoform X2 codes for MLGGGARREAGHEEGELELEDGQALGGGPDAGGHELLDPDSLTYIDERLQNVLGHFQKDFEGGVLAENLGSRYGGYGSFLPPNQHSPSVATQSRSPAVPPNRGSASRSPYVPVESAQKSHFVKNGLDSRGKDDYCQRTSNGTNGNPQQRMLNRVVNGPEQKAPKIRIKVNNNRHLARNTAAIYSGLGLDISPSSSMDDSLDGCAGAPEPKNLPDESPHTILQIMTCHPIPGGLLLSPLAENILALRKKSASARKKHEAPAVDDDKTELNRDWCHTTSAAQGDKDQMVHKYNYDEKKDHLLNIKSSKSKHDNSTIMNNGTMPDLLDISDDKDSIVPGSMQTEQHSLEASAKLVTDVSNHLKETKNVPLKGRIRDKIPSKDIQSVHVKAVNLANDDNYPKGKANSEACTARNSFDNLSKDSKTEPTLGQGLVDKIKYDSDGYDHRLSTTSSQPNNLPPSDTATSVDRDKRKVVHVKDEPSQCKREESGGLVNADSMDIITENVGGNPSGMPKRKMKISSLQTVPSGKKLKVKAHKQLSNGITRKSHGEDKSVKPEKETVSSGETDNGRSDGVNDGDHKISPLNFDRSAPVPSACMTGAMESSVAVPVEPILINEQWVCCDKCEKWRLLPYWMNPDVLPKKWRCSMQSWLHGMNNCKVSEDETTKALRAMPPAPENNISVDVRHDIATSGICAATIPPTIQGDIKSIATSGTLKVDSSANTSNNLKMGEMSKSSKKLEAPTSRNPDDVDCFPKQKGKRKHIGSSDDGETVAVDRLHPESKSSSVGFDHDSLRTSKKMKKEPNEPAKHHPSEFEISKSSPSIKGTPKSLHRYSGVSPSMGKYGSSSLVKCNDDKIISNGGIRTSDVGRSDVPELSIKNRKSKQRQLSKRGPDPVVSNAFPKHTVEEALSESNHAKENPMPELNFLKADDRKVAHARGPIAGTDSDKECLSEQHQENTHLQQHSLLSQNSMKKNMCYAQASAAATSSSSKVSSSHKSKVDFQETRASPVESVSSSPLRTSDKNLVDQHKRYPSAVAEKVLSQESGKSCLSFSKEKNDFGSGSDHAKAHGSGCLSGDMQKDKQDNECSKNEDSGLGTRNGLLNPVKVQKVNSHVLSIRGNGDDKLPPSLQNGKTPPHLSSNQCDHAKLTSGKHPVQVKPDKGDAEQKDMKTNPSTVKGSKQQPALNDSSNGDLSYKAKQLKKAVLENTKQATLSRDALNPVNTSVLLKEARDLKHLSKRLKEKGDDLESANMCFEAGLKFLHVASLLEAPSIDSSKQGDSIQAMRLYSETGNLCGFCAREFERLKKMASAALAYKCVEVAYMKAAFYKHPGAIKDKHALQATSLMVPPAESPSSSASDVDNLNNQSTAAKAISRALYSPKIGGNSIPRNNHHLMGLLAYADDINYAFDGTRKSQSSLAAYVTDIGKGQVDGSALVREVLEFSFHNVKGLLQLIRHSLESINHESVK; via the exons ATGctgggcggcggggcgcggagggAGGCGGGCCACGAGGAGGgggagctcgagctcgaggacggcCAGGCGTTGGGCGGCGGCCCGGACGCGGGCGGCCACGAGCTCCTTGATCCCGACTCGCTCACATACATC gatgaaagacttcaaaaTGTGTTGGGTCATTTCCAGAAGGACTTTGAAGGTGGGGTACTTGCTGAGAACTTGG GGTCACGATATGGGGGTTATGGTTCATTCTTGCCTCCGAACCAGCATTCCCCTTCTGTCGCAACTCAATCTAGAAGCCCTGCAGTTCCACCAAACCGTGGCAGTGCCTCTAGATCACCTTATGTTCCAGTGGAG AGTGCACAGAAGAGTCATTTTGTTAAGAATGGATTAGATAGCAGGGGAAAGGATGATTATTGTCAAAGAACATCCAATGGGACCAATGGTAATCCTCAGCAACGGATGTTGAACAGAGTAGTCAATGGTCCTGAACAAAAGGCGCCGAAAATACGTATCAAGGTGAACAACAATAGACACTTGGCAAGAAATACTGCTGCTATCTACAGTGGTCTGGGCCTCGACATTTCCCCTTCCTCTTCTATGGATGACAGCCTTGATGGGTGCGCCGGGGCTCCTGAGCCAAAAAATCTGCCCGACGAATCTCCGCATACCATTTTGCAG ATAATGACCTGCCATCCTATTCCTGGAGGACTCTTGCTTTCACCCCTTGCAGAAAATATTCTGGCACTGAGAAAGAAGTCAGCATCTGCAAGAAAGAAACATGAAGCACCTGCAGTTGATGATGACAAAACAGAATTAAACAGAGACTGGTGTCATACGACCTCTGCTGCACAAGGTGACAAAGATCAGATGGTGCATAAATATAATTATGATGAAAAGAAGGATCACCTTCTGAATATTAAGAGTTCAAAAAGCAAGCATGACAATTCAACGATTATGAATAATGGGACTATGCCTGATTTATTGGATATCTCAGATGATAAAGATTCAATTGTACCTGGAAGTATGCAGACAGAACAACATTCACTTGAGGCATCAGCAAAATTGGTGACTGATGTTTCAAATCATCTGAAGGAAACAAAGAATGTTCCACTGAAAGGACGAATTAGGGACAAGATCCCTTCGAAAGATATTCAGTCAGTACATGTAAAAGCTGTTAATTTAGCAAATGATGATAATTATCCAAAGGGTAAAGCAAATTCAGAAGCATGTACAGCGAGAAATAGCTTTGACAACTTGAGCAAGGACAGTAAGACAGAACCTACACTTGGTCAAGGACTTgttgataaaatcaaatatgatTCTGATGGATATGATCATCGACTTTCTACAACTTCAAGTCAACCAAACAATCTTCCTCCTAGTGATACTGCTACATCAGTTGACAGAGACAAAAGAAAAGTGGTGCATGTAAAAGATGAACCATCACAGTGCAAAAGGGAGGAATCGGGGGGTCTAGTTAATGCAGATTCCATGGATATTATCACCGAAAATGTAGGTGGAAATCCTTCTGGAATGCCGAAACGAAAAATGAAAATTTCCTCATTGCAAACTGTTCCATCCGGGAAGAAGCTCAAGGTTAAAGCACACAAGCAATTGAGCAATGGCATCACTCGAAAATCTCATGGTGAAGATAAGAGTGTGAAGCCTGAGAAGGAGACTGTTTCATCCGGAGAAACTGATAATGGCAGGTCAGATGGTGTAAATGATGGTGACCACAAGATATCTCCCTTGAATTTTGACAGATCAGCTCCTGTGCCATCAGCATGCATGACTGGAGCTATGGAATCATCTGTGGCAGTGCCTGTGGAACCTATTTTAATAAACGAACAGTGGGTATGTTGTGATAAGTGTGAGAAATGGCGCCTTTTACCCTATTGGATGAATCCAGATGTACTTCCCAAAAAATGGCGGTGTAGCATGCAGAGTTGGTT GCATGGAATGAATAACTGCAAAGTAAGCGAGGATGAGACCACAAAAGCCCTTCGTGCAATGCCCCCTGCACCTGAAAATAATATTAGTGTGGATGTTCGCCATGATATTGCTACCTCAGGCATATGCGCAGCTACGATTCCACCAACTATTCAGGGCGATATAAAATCCATCGCTACATCAGGGACACTGAAAGTTGATTCCAGTGCAAATACATCAAATAATTTAAAGATGGGTGAGATGTCAAAATCTTCGAAGAAGCTAGAGGCTCCTACAAGTAGAAATCCTGATGATGTTGACTGCTTCCCTAAACAGAAGGGAAAACGGAAGCACATAGGATCGTCAGATGATG GTGAAACTGTTGCAGTAGACCGGCTGCATCCAGAATCGAAGAGCAGCAGTGTAGGATTTGATCATGATAGTCTTAGGACATCAAAGAAAATGAAGAAAGAACCTAATGAGCCAGCCAAGCATCATCCCTCTGAGTTTGAGATTAGCAAAAGCAGTCCTTCAATCAAGGGAACTCCAAAAAGCTTACATCGGTATAGTGGTGTTTCACCTAGCATGGGAAAGTATGGTTCATCTTCATTAGTTAAGTGCAATGATGATAAAATTATCTCAAATGGGGGCATCAGGACTTCAGATGTAGGACGATCCGATGTTCCAGAATTGTCCATTAAGAATAGAAAATCGAAACAAAGGCAACTAAGCAAGCGTGGTCCGGACCCTGTAGTTAGCAATGCCTTTCCAAAGCATACTGTGGAAGAAGCTTTAAGTGAAAGTAATCATGCCAAGGAAAACCCTATGCCAGAGCTGAATTTTTTGAAGGCAGATGATAGGAAAGTTGCCCATGCCAGAGGCCCCATTGCTGGAACTGATAGTGACAAAGAGTGTTTAAGTGAGCAACACCAAGAGAATACTCATCTCCAGCAGCATTCACTGCTCTCTCAAAACTCCATGAAGAAAAATATGTGTTATGCACAGGCATCTGCAGCTGCTACCTCCAGTTCATCTAAGGTGTCTAGCTCCCACAAGAGTAAAGTTGATTTTCAAGAAACAAGGGCCTCTCCTGTAGAGTCAGTTTCTTCTTCACCCTTGAGAACTTCCGATAAGAATCTTGTGGATCAGCATAAAAGGTATCCAAGTGCAGTTGCAGAAAAAGTACTTTCTCAAGAATCAGGAAAAAGCTGTTTGTCATTTTCCAAGGAAAAAAATGATTTTGGATCTGGTTCCGATCATGCTAAGGCTCATGGTTCTGGCTGCCTCAGTGGAGATATGCAGAAGGATAAACAAGACAATGAATGCTCAAAAAATGAAGATTCTGGACTTGGTACAAGGAATGGTCTGTTGAATCCAGTGAAGGTACAGAAAGTTAATTCACACGTCCTTTCAATACGTGGCAATGGTGATGACAAACTGCCACCATCCCTTCAAAACGGGAAAACACCACCTCATCTTAGTTCAAACCAATGTGACCATGCAAAGTTGACTTCTGGGAAACATCCAGTACAGGTTAAGCCTGATAAAGGGGATGCAGAACAGAAGGATATGAAAACAAATCCATCAACTGTTAAAGGAAGCAAGCAGCAGCCAGCATTAAATGATTCATCAAATGGCGATCTCTCGTACAAGGCAAAGCAACTAAAGAAGGCTGTTCTCGAAAATACAAAACAAGCAACTCTTAGTCGTGATGCTTTGAATCCAGTAAACACATCTGTGCTACTGAAGGAGGCTCGGGATTTGAAGCACTTGTCTAAACGTTTAAAG GAAAAGGGAGATGACCTTGAGAGTGCTAACATGTGCTTTGAGGCTGGCCTGAAATTTCTCCATGTTGCATCTCTGTTGGAAGCTCCGAGTATTGATAGCTCCAAGCAAGGGGATTCTATACAAGCTATGAGACTATATTCCGAAACAGGAAACCTCTGTGG ATTTTGTGCCCGTGAATTTGAGCGACTTAAGAAAATGGCAAGTGCTGCTTTGGCCTATAAATGTGTGGAAGTGGCATATATGAAGGCTGCCTTCTACAAACATCCTGGTGCTATTAAAGACAAACATGCATTGCAAGCAACATCTTTGATGGTTCCTCCAG CTGAGTCACCGTCATCTTCTGCCTCAGATGTTGATAATCTGAATAACCAGAGTACAGCTGCTAAGGCTATTTCAAGAGCTTTGTACTCTCCTAAAATTGGTGGCAATTCCATACCCCGGAACAATCATCACTTGATGGGGTTGCTTGCTTAT
- the LOC123130024 gene encoding cysteine-tryptophan domain-containing zinc finger protein 5 isoform X1: MLGGGARREAGHEEGELELEDGQALGGGPDAGGHELLDPDSLTYIDERLQNVLGHFQKDFEGGVLAENLGSRYGGYGSFLPPNQHSPSVATQSRSPAVPPNRGSASRSPYVPVESAQKSHFVKNGLDSRGKDDYCQRTSNGTNGNPQQRMLNRVVNGPEQKAPKIRIKVNNNRHLARNTAAIYSGLGLDISPSSSMDDSLDGCAGAPEPKNLPDESPHTILQIMTCHPIPGGLLLSPLAENILALRKKSASARKKHEAPAVDDDKTELNRDWCHTTSAAQGDKDQMVHKYNYDEKKDHLLNIKSSKSKHDNSTIMNNGTMPDLLDISDDKDSIVPGSMQTEQHSLEASAKLVTDVSNHLKETKNVPLKGRIRDKIPSKDIQSVHVKAVNLANDDNYPKGKANSEACTARNSFDNLSKDSKTEPTLGQGLVDKIKYDSDGYDHRLSTTSSQPNNLPPSDTATSVDRDKRKVVHVKDEPSQCKREESGGLVNADSMDIITENVGGNPSGMPKRKMKISSLQTVPSGKKLKVKAHKQLSNGITRKSHGEDKSVKPEKETVSSGETDNGRSDGVNDGDHKISPLNFDRSAPVPSACMTGAMESSVAVPVEPILINEQWVCCDKCEKWRLLPYWMNPDVLPKKWRCSMQSWLHGMNNCKVSEDETTKALRAMPPAPENNISVDVRHDIATSGICAATIPPTIQGDIKSIATSGTLKVDSSANTSNNLKMGEMSKSSKKLEAPTSRNPDDVDCFPKQKGKRKHIGSSDDGETVAVDRLHPESKSSSVGFDHDSLRTSKKMKKEPNEPAKHHPSEFEISKSSPSIKGTPKSLHRYSGVSPSMGKYGSSSLVKCNDDKIISNGGIRTSDVGRSDVPELSIKNRKSKQRQLSKRGPDPVVSNAFPKHTVEEALSESNHAKENPMPELNFLKADDRKVAHARGPIAGTDSDKECLSEQHQENTHLQQHSLLSQNSMKKNMCYAQASAAATSSSSKVSSSHKSKVDFQETRASPVESVSSSPLRTSDKNLVDQHKRYPSAVAEKVLSQESGKSCLSFSKEKNDFGSGSDHAKAHGSGCLSGDMQKDKQDNECSKNEDSGLGTRNGLLNPVKVQKVNSHVLSIRGNGDDKLPPSLQNGKTPPHLSSNQCDHAKLTSGKHPVQVKPDKGDAEQKDMKTNPSTVKGSKQQPALNDSSNGDLSYKAKQLKKAVLENTKQATLSRDALNPVNTSVLLKEARDLKHLSKRLKEKGDDLESANMCFEAGLKFLHVASLLEAPSIDSSKQGDSIQAMRLYSETGNLCGFCAREFERLKKMASAALAYKCVEVAYMKAAFYKHPGAIKDKHALQATSLMVPPGFPSTESPSSSASDVDNLNNQSTAAKAISRALYSPKIGGNSIPRNNHHLMGLLAYADDINYAFDGTRKSQSSLAAYVTDIGKGQVDGSALVREVLEFSFHNVKGLLQLIRHSLESINHESVK; this comes from the exons ATGctgggcggcggggcgcggagggAGGCGGGCCACGAGGAGGgggagctcgagctcgaggacggcCAGGCGTTGGGCGGCGGCCCGGACGCGGGCGGCCACGAGCTCCTTGATCCCGACTCGCTCACATACATC gatgaaagacttcaaaaTGTGTTGGGTCATTTCCAGAAGGACTTTGAAGGTGGGGTACTTGCTGAGAACTTGG GGTCACGATATGGGGGTTATGGTTCATTCTTGCCTCCGAACCAGCATTCCCCTTCTGTCGCAACTCAATCTAGAAGCCCTGCAGTTCCACCAAACCGTGGCAGTGCCTCTAGATCACCTTATGTTCCAGTGGAG AGTGCACAGAAGAGTCATTTTGTTAAGAATGGATTAGATAGCAGGGGAAAGGATGATTATTGTCAAAGAACATCCAATGGGACCAATGGTAATCCTCAGCAACGGATGTTGAACAGAGTAGTCAATGGTCCTGAACAAAAGGCGCCGAAAATACGTATCAAGGTGAACAACAATAGACACTTGGCAAGAAATACTGCTGCTATCTACAGTGGTCTGGGCCTCGACATTTCCCCTTCCTCTTCTATGGATGACAGCCTTGATGGGTGCGCCGGGGCTCCTGAGCCAAAAAATCTGCCCGACGAATCTCCGCATACCATTTTGCAG ATAATGACCTGCCATCCTATTCCTGGAGGACTCTTGCTTTCACCCCTTGCAGAAAATATTCTGGCACTGAGAAAGAAGTCAGCATCTGCAAGAAAGAAACATGAAGCACCTGCAGTTGATGATGACAAAACAGAATTAAACAGAGACTGGTGTCATACGACCTCTGCTGCACAAGGTGACAAAGATCAGATGGTGCATAAATATAATTATGATGAAAAGAAGGATCACCTTCTGAATATTAAGAGTTCAAAAAGCAAGCATGACAATTCAACGATTATGAATAATGGGACTATGCCTGATTTATTGGATATCTCAGATGATAAAGATTCAATTGTACCTGGAAGTATGCAGACAGAACAACATTCACTTGAGGCATCAGCAAAATTGGTGACTGATGTTTCAAATCATCTGAAGGAAACAAAGAATGTTCCACTGAAAGGACGAATTAGGGACAAGATCCCTTCGAAAGATATTCAGTCAGTACATGTAAAAGCTGTTAATTTAGCAAATGATGATAATTATCCAAAGGGTAAAGCAAATTCAGAAGCATGTACAGCGAGAAATAGCTTTGACAACTTGAGCAAGGACAGTAAGACAGAACCTACACTTGGTCAAGGACTTgttgataaaatcaaatatgatTCTGATGGATATGATCATCGACTTTCTACAACTTCAAGTCAACCAAACAATCTTCCTCCTAGTGATACTGCTACATCAGTTGACAGAGACAAAAGAAAAGTGGTGCATGTAAAAGATGAACCATCACAGTGCAAAAGGGAGGAATCGGGGGGTCTAGTTAATGCAGATTCCATGGATATTATCACCGAAAATGTAGGTGGAAATCCTTCTGGAATGCCGAAACGAAAAATGAAAATTTCCTCATTGCAAACTGTTCCATCCGGGAAGAAGCTCAAGGTTAAAGCACACAAGCAATTGAGCAATGGCATCACTCGAAAATCTCATGGTGAAGATAAGAGTGTGAAGCCTGAGAAGGAGACTGTTTCATCCGGAGAAACTGATAATGGCAGGTCAGATGGTGTAAATGATGGTGACCACAAGATATCTCCCTTGAATTTTGACAGATCAGCTCCTGTGCCATCAGCATGCATGACTGGAGCTATGGAATCATCTGTGGCAGTGCCTGTGGAACCTATTTTAATAAACGAACAGTGGGTATGTTGTGATAAGTGTGAGAAATGGCGCCTTTTACCCTATTGGATGAATCCAGATGTACTTCCCAAAAAATGGCGGTGTAGCATGCAGAGTTGGTT GCATGGAATGAATAACTGCAAAGTAAGCGAGGATGAGACCACAAAAGCCCTTCGTGCAATGCCCCCTGCACCTGAAAATAATATTAGTGTGGATGTTCGCCATGATATTGCTACCTCAGGCATATGCGCAGCTACGATTCCACCAACTATTCAGGGCGATATAAAATCCATCGCTACATCAGGGACACTGAAAGTTGATTCCAGTGCAAATACATCAAATAATTTAAAGATGGGTGAGATGTCAAAATCTTCGAAGAAGCTAGAGGCTCCTACAAGTAGAAATCCTGATGATGTTGACTGCTTCCCTAAACAGAAGGGAAAACGGAAGCACATAGGATCGTCAGATGATG GTGAAACTGTTGCAGTAGACCGGCTGCATCCAGAATCGAAGAGCAGCAGTGTAGGATTTGATCATGATAGTCTTAGGACATCAAAGAAAATGAAGAAAGAACCTAATGAGCCAGCCAAGCATCATCCCTCTGAGTTTGAGATTAGCAAAAGCAGTCCTTCAATCAAGGGAACTCCAAAAAGCTTACATCGGTATAGTGGTGTTTCACCTAGCATGGGAAAGTATGGTTCATCTTCATTAGTTAAGTGCAATGATGATAAAATTATCTCAAATGGGGGCATCAGGACTTCAGATGTAGGACGATCCGATGTTCCAGAATTGTCCATTAAGAATAGAAAATCGAAACAAAGGCAACTAAGCAAGCGTGGTCCGGACCCTGTAGTTAGCAATGCCTTTCCAAAGCATACTGTGGAAGAAGCTTTAAGTGAAAGTAATCATGCCAAGGAAAACCCTATGCCAGAGCTGAATTTTTTGAAGGCAGATGATAGGAAAGTTGCCCATGCCAGAGGCCCCATTGCTGGAACTGATAGTGACAAAGAGTGTTTAAGTGAGCAACACCAAGAGAATACTCATCTCCAGCAGCATTCACTGCTCTCTCAAAACTCCATGAAGAAAAATATGTGTTATGCACAGGCATCTGCAGCTGCTACCTCCAGTTCATCTAAGGTGTCTAGCTCCCACAAGAGTAAAGTTGATTTTCAAGAAACAAGGGCCTCTCCTGTAGAGTCAGTTTCTTCTTCACCCTTGAGAACTTCCGATAAGAATCTTGTGGATCAGCATAAAAGGTATCCAAGTGCAGTTGCAGAAAAAGTACTTTCTCAAGAATCAGGAAAAAGCTGTTTGTCATTTTCCAAGGAAAAAAATGATTTTGGATCTGGTTCCGATCATGCTAAGGCTCATGGTTCTGGCTGCCTCAGTGGAGATATGCAGAAGGATAAACAAGACAATGAATGCTCAAAAAATGAAGATTCTGGACTTGGTACAAGGAATGGTCTGTTGAATCCAGTGAAGGTACAGAAAGTTAATTCACACGTCCTTTCAATACGTGGCAATGGTGATGACAAACTGCCACCATCCCTTCAAAACGGGAAAACACCACCTCATCTTAGTTCAAACCAATGTGACCATGCAAAGTTGACTTCTGGGAAACATCCAGTACAGGTTAAGCCTGATAAAGGGGATGCAGAACAGAAGGATATGAAAACAAATCCATCAACTGTTAAAGGAAGCAAGCAGCAGCCAGCATTAAATGATTCATCAAATGGCGATCTCTCGTACAAGGCAAAGCAACTAAAGAAGGCTGTTCTCGAAAATACAAAACAAGCAACTCTTAGTCGTGATGCTTTGAATCCAGTAAACACATCTGTGCTACTGAAGGAGGCTCGGGATTTGAAGCACTTGTCTAAACGTTTAAAG GAAAAGGGAGATGACCTTGAGAGTGCTAACATGTGCTTTGAGGCTGGCCTGAAATTTCTCCATGTTGCATCTCTGTTGGAAGCTCCGAGTATTGATAGCTCCAAGCAAGGGGATTCTATACAAGCTATGAGACTATATTCCGAAACAGGAAACCTCTGTGG ATTTTGTGCCCGTGAATTTGAGCGACTTAAGAAAATGGCAAGTGCTGCTTTGGCCTATAAATGTGTGGAAGTGGCATATATGAAGGCTGCCTTCTACAAACATCCTGGTGCTATTAAAGACAAACATGCATTGCAAGCAACATCTTTGATGGTTCCTCCAGGTTTTCCCTCAA CTGAGTCACCGTCATCTTCTGCCTCAGATGTTGATAATCTGAATAACCAGAGTACAGCTGCTAAGGCTATTTCAAGAGCTTTGTACTCTCCTAAAATTGGTGGCAATTCCATACCCCGGAACAATCATCACTTGATGGGGTTGCTTGCTTAT